Below is a window of Streptomyces sp. NBC_01429 DNA.
ACGGCGGCGCGGTAGTCGGCGACCGCCTCGCCCACCATCCGTACGTACAGATCGAAGCCGACGCCCGCGATGTGCCCGGACTGCTCGCCGCCGAGCAGATTGCCCGCGCCGCGGATCTCCAGGTCCTTCATCGCGACATACATCCCGGCGCCCATCTCGGTGTGCTGCGCGATGGTCGCGAGCCGCTCGTGGGCGGTCTCGGTGAGCGGCTTCTCCGGCGGGTAGAGGAAGTACGAGTACCCCCGGTCGCGGCCGCGCCCCACCCGGCCGCGCAGCTGGTGCAGCTGCGAGAGGCCGAAGTTGTCGCCGCGCTCCACGATGAGGGTGTTGGCGTTGGAGATGTCGATGCCGGACTCCACGATCGTCGTGGAGACCAGCACGTCGAACTTCTTCTCCCAGAAGTCGACGACGACCTTCTCCAGGGCGCCCTCCGACATCTGGCCGTGCGCCGTCGCGATGCGCGCCTCGGGGACGATCTCGCGCAGCTTGGCGGCCGCCCGGTCGATCGACTCGACGCGGTTGTGGATGTAGAAGACCTGGCCCTCGCGCAGCAGTTCACGCCGGATGGCCGCGCCGATCTGCTTCTGCTCGTACGGCCCGACGAAGGTCAGCACCGGGTGGCGCTCCTCCGGCGGGGTGGTGATCGTGGACATCTCGCGGATGCCGGTGACGGCCATCTCCAGCGTGCGCGGGATGGGCGTCGCGGACATCGTCAGCACATCGACGTTGGCGCGGAGCTTCTTCAGCTGCTCCTTGTGCTCGACGCCGAAGCGCTGCTCCTCGTCCACGATGACCAGGCCCAGGTCCTTGAACTTCGTCTCGGACGAGAACAGCCGGTGCGTGCCGATGACGATGTCGACCGCGCCGTCCTTCAGTCCCTGGAGCGTCGCCTTCGCCTCCGCGTCCGGCTGGAAGCGCGAGAGCGCCTTCACGGAGACGGGGAACTGCGCGTACCGCTCGGAGAAGGTGCCGAAGTGCTGCTGCACGAGCAGGGTCGTGGGGACGAGGACGGCGACCTGCTTGCCGTCCTGGACCGCCTTGAAGGCCGCCCGTACGGCGATCTCCGTCTTGCCGTAGCCGACGTCGCCGCAGATCAGCCGGTCCATCGGGACCGTCTTCTCCATGTCCTCCTTGACCTCGGCGATGGTGGAGAGCTGGTCGGGCGTCTCCACGTACGGGAAGGCGTCCTCCAGCTCGCGCTGCCAGGGGGTGTCGGGTCCGAAGGCGTGGCCGGGGGCCGCCATCCGCGCGGAGTAGAGCTTGATCAGGTCGGCGGCGATCTCCTTGACGGCCTTCTTGGCGCGCGCCTTCGTCTTCGTCCAGTCCGCGCCGCCGAGGCGGTGCATGGTGGGGGCCTCGCCGCCCACGTACTTGGTGACCTGCTCCAGCTGGTCGGTGGGGATGTAGAGGCGGTCGCCGGGCTGGCCGCGCTTGGCGGGGGCGTACTCGACGAGCAGGTACTCGCGGGTGGCGCCCTGGACCGTGCGCTGCACCATCTCCACGTACCGCCCCACGCCGTGCTGCTCGTGGACGATGTAGTCGCCGGACTCCAGGGTGAGCGGGTCGATGGTCTTGCGGCGCTTGGCGGGGAGCCGGGCGCCTTCCTTGCCCGCGGCCTTCTGGCCGGACAGGTCGGTCTCGGTGAGGACCGCCAGCTTCAGCCCGGGGTCGACGAAGCCGTAGTCGATCGACCCGCACGCCACATGGACGAGCGACGCCGTGATCTCGCCGAGCCCGCTCTTCGTCCGGGCCCCGGGGGTGTCGAGCCGCGCCGGAATCCCCTCGCCGCCGAGCACCTCGACCGTACGGGCCGCCGTGCCGTGGCCCTCGGTGACGAAGACCGTGCGCCAGC
It encodes the following:
- the mfd gene encoding transcription-repair coupling factor; protein product: MSLHGLLDAVTQDPALAEAVKAASDGHRTHVDLVGPAAARPFAIAALAREAGRPVLAVTATGREAEDLAAALRSLLDPDTVVEYPSWETLPHERLSPRSDTVGRRIAVLRRLAHPAGDDPAAGPVSVVVSPVRSVLQPQVKGLGDLEPVSLRSGASADLGQVTEALAAAAYARVELVEKRGEFAVRGGILDVFPPTEEHPLRVEFWGDDIEEIRYFKVADQRSLEVAEHGLWAPPCRELLLTAEVRERAAALAEDHPELGELLGKIAEGIAVEGMEALAPVLVDDMELLLDVLPAGAMALVCDPERVRTRASDLVATSQEFLQASWAASAGGGEAPIDVGAASLWSIADVRERARELGMMWWSVSPFAVDEEVSPESITLGMHAPESYRGDTARALADTKGWLADGWRTVFVTEGHGTAARTVEVLGGEGIPARLDTPGARTKSGLGEITASLVHVACGSIDYGFVDPGLKLAVLTETDLSGQKAAGKEGARLPAKRRKTIDPLTLESGDYIVHEQHGVGRYVEMVQRTVQGATREYLLVEYAPAKRGQPGDRLYIPTDQLEQVTKYVGGEAPTMHRLGGADWTKTKARAKKAVKEIAADLIKLYSARMAAPGHAFGPDTPWQRELEDAFPYVETPDQLSTIAEVKEDMEKTVPMDRLICGDVGYGKTEIAVRAAFKAVQDGKQVAVLVPTTLLVQQHFGTFSERYAQFPVSVKALSRFQPDAEAKATLQGLKDGAVDIVIGTHRLFSSETKFKDLGLVIVDEEQRFGVEHKEQLKKLRANVDVLTMSATPIPRTLEMAVTGIREMSTITTPPEERHPVLTFVGPYEQKQIGAAIRRELLREGQVFYIHNRVESIDRAAAKLREIVPEARIATAHGQMSEGALEKVVVDFWEKKFDVLVSTTIVESGIDISNANTLIVERGDNFGLSQLHQLRGRVGRGRDRGYSYFLYPPEKPLTETAHERLATIAQHTEMGAGMYVAMKDLEIRGAGNLLGGEQSGHIAGVGFDLYVRMVGEAVADYRAAVDGGEVEEAPLEVKIELPVDAHVPHDYAPGERLRLQAYRAIASANTEADITAVREELTDRYGKLPEPVENLLLVAGLRMLARACGVGEIVLQGPNIRFAPVELRESQELRLKRLHPRTVIKPTAHQILVPRPTAGKIGGKPVVGRELLAWTGEFLTTILG